A genomic segment from Spinacia oleracea cultivar Varoflay chromosome 3, BTI_SOV_V1, whole genome shotgun sequence encodes:
- the LOC110791222 gene encoding uncharacterized protein gives MRVKRILLDTGSSSDIMSMECFSRLAHDPKTIESIHYPIIGFGGSIIQPVGVINLPVRIGDRKDGRKMGVDFLIVNDLTAYNVILGRPTPNKITAVVVTHLMLLKFVSDDGAIGTIHGDQQQARDCYLTTLNQSAWKKDLA, from the coding sequence ATGAGAGTGAAGCGTATCCTGTTAGACACTGGAAGTTCGTCTGACATAATGAGCATGGAGTGCTTCAGCCGCCTAGCCCACGATCCCAAAACCATAGAAAGCATACattatcccatcattggttttggaggaAGTATCATACAACCCGTAGGCGTCATCAACTTGCCGGTTCGAATTGGAGATCGAAAAGATGGACGAAAGATGGGGGTGGATTTCCTAATCGTCAATGATTTGACAGCGTACAATGTCATTTTGGGACGTCCCACTCCGAACAAAATTACAGCAGTAGTTGTCACCCATCTCATGCTCCTGAAGTTCGTAAGCGACGATGGGGCGATAGGGACTATACATGGAGACCAACAGCAAGCAAGAGACTGCTACCTCACAACCCTCAATCAGTCAGCATGGAAGAAAGATTTGGCATAA